One part of the Truepera radiovictrix DSM 17093 genome encodes these proteins:
- a CDS encoding O-antigen ligase family protein: protein MPTPPTPTRPPPTGEVSWLWTGLWGAAALPLALYGALFSASRAAVAGLVAQCLLVAALGYLRPPTRAVRWGLLAALALFLAGGLLEGALARGVWLSSDKSGLAESVSQRLYERVSGVGRRSWHTGAHEAATLSFEARLAAGQAGWDWARSHPGFELEPLRDAEGGFTRISAPAGVRGYLMRTFDLGQPLGGELFRVVLELRDPNGPPRRAPRPAIERGEPVGARRCRGVALAAWAPGGGGRCLPVTLDREWARYSLSWRVPEGVASSVVRLFLSDFGGSTLDVRRVQLYWHRRPVGPLIPQGAALQIAWPERPEAHSGYAFVPTEVWERHELPLTRGPAGEGVLTATLRTGSGLVVETRNVALTAPDGTPLPAAASSPRRTLVFGDPNLAGHTAAALGLALLSLASPPLALAGALASLLSVALTGSRAAWLGVLVGVPWLLLLALARARRTGATWTLLAPLCGAGALLLVTAWGPLQGGARRIFSLHEVTARSDIWAAAWEALRSHPLRGLGAGGFAEFWAQTRAGGEAVQHAHNAWLELSAAYGLFGVAAALILLLGLPYAAWRLQGGRGAALVAGVFAMNLLDTTLFYAGVLLPLALALTAHPPPRGLGHRSLQRPSVNRGIIGPGGRPARHRPTDTP from the coding sequence GTGCCTACCCCCCCCACCCCGACGCGACCACCCCCGACGGGCGAGGTGAGCTGGCTCTGGACCGGTCTGTGGGGCGCCGCGGCGCTGCCGCTCGCGCTCTACGGCGCGCTCTTTAGCGCTTCGCGCGCGGCGGTCGCGGGGCTCGTGGCGCAGTGCCTGCTGGTGGCCGCGCTCGGCTACCTGCGCCCCCCGACGCGCGCGGTGCGCTGGGGGCTGCTCGCTGCGCTCGCCCTCTTTCTCGCCGGTGGGCTTCTAGAGGGTGCGCTCGCGCGGGGCGTCTGGCTCTCGTCGGACAAGTCGGGGCTCGCCGAGAGCGTGTCGCAGCGCCTTTACGAACGCGTGTCGGGGGTGGGGCGGCGCAGCTGGCACACCGGCGCACACGAGGCGGCGACGCTCAGCTTCGAGGCTCGCCTCGCCGCCGGCCAAGCGGGGTGGGACTGGGCGCGCTCGCACCCCGGTTTTGAGCTCGAGCCCCTGCGCGACGCGGAGGGGGGCTTTACCCGCATCAGCGCGCCTGCGGGGGTGCGGGGCTACCTCATGCGCACCTTCGACCTCGGCCAGCCCCTCGGCGGCGAGCTCTTTCGCGTGGTGCTCGAGCTGCGCGACCCGAACGGCCCCCCGCGGCGCGCCCCCCGCCCCGCGATCGAACGCGGCGAGCCCGTCGGCGCGCGGCGCTGCCGCGGGGTGGCGCTCGCAGCGTGGGCGCCCGGGGGGGGCGGGCGCTGTTTGCCCGTCACCCTAGACCGCGAGTGGGCGCGTTACAGCCTCTCGTGGCGGGTGCCCGAGGGGGTCGCGTCGTCCGTGGTGCGGCTTTTTCTCTCCGACTTCGGCGGCAGCACCCTGGACGTGCGGCGGGTGCAGCTCTACTGGCACCGCCGCCCCGTCGGCCCCCTGATCCCCCAGGGGGCCGCGCTGCAGATCGCGTGGCCGGAGCGCCCCGAAGCGCACTCGGGGTACGCCTTCGTCCCCACCGAGGTGTGGGAGCGCCACGAACTGCCCCTGACGCGCGGCCCGGCGGGAGAGGGGGTGCTGACAGCCACCTTGCGCACCGGCAGCGGGCTCGTCGTCGAGACGCGCAACGTCGCACTCACCGCCCCCGACGGCACGCCCTTGCCGGCGGCGGCGAGCAGCCCGCGGCGGACGCTCGTCTTCGGCGACCCCAACCTCGCGGGGCACACCGCCGCCGCCCTCGGCCTCGCGCTGCTCAGCCTCGCGTCCCCCCCCCTGGCGCTCGCCGGCGCCCTTGCGAGCCTCCTCAGCGTCGCGCTTACGGGCAGCCGCGCCGCGTGGCTCGGCGTCCTCGTCGGGGTGCCGTGGCTTCTTTTGCTGGCGCTCGCCCGCGCGCGGCGCACCGGCGCCACCTGGACGCTCCTGGCGCCTTTGTGCGGCGCCGGAGCGCTGCTTCTGGTGACGGCTTGGGGCCCGCTCCAAGGGGGGGCGCGGCGGATCTTCAGCCTTCACGAGGTGACCGCGCGCAGCGACATCTGGGCGGCGGCTTGGGAGGCGCTGCGCAGCCACCCGCTCCGCGGCCTCGGGGCGGGCGGCTTCGCCGAGTTCTGGGCGCAGACGCGCGCCGGCGGCGAGGCGGTGCAGCACGCGCACAACGCCTGGCTCGAGCTCTCCGCCGCTTACGGGCTGTTCGGCGTGGCGGCGGCGCTCATCCTCCTGCTGGGGCTACCCTACGCGGCGTGGCGGCTGCAGGGGGGGCGCGGCGCGGCGCTCGTCGCGGGCGTTTTCGCGATGAACCTGCTTGACACCACCCTCTTCTACGCGGGGGTGCTGCTCCCCCTCGCGCTCGCCCTCACCGCCCACCCACCCCCTCGAGGGCTCGGCCACCGCAGCTTGCAGCGCCCCTCAGTAAATCGGGGCATAATCGGACCGGGGGGGCGCCCCGCGCGTCACCGCCCGACCGACACGCCATGA